Proteins encoded in a region of the Tripterygium wilfordii isolate XIE 37 chromosome 21, ASM1340144v1, whole genome shotgun sequence genome:
- the LOC119988420 gene encoding U-box domain-containing protein 44-like: MKGTETRSFSELISELQASAEEVASLARNSEYETDIFTEFAILIDKLMLVLVDIKDNEKVMDNSPIRKAAESFELELRRAKALINNTNSTSLIKQIEDVTQDLGRTLGLIQFASLEGSTGVKEKIGALRKELMNVRFDVCVSPSSELMTVRFDASLSPSSAPTPNPSRESGFGSELESDKEIEEERVSLSLEDVVLQLKYGNDEDFRLALVGLSDFVEDRVVDNEWISDEGVIPILFNRLGSSKCNYRLTIIQILRVLASKNAENKEKMADNAFLSMLVKSLARDVEERREAVGLLLDLSDIPVIRRRSGRIQGCIVMLVAILNGHDSVASDDAGKLLKALSSNTQNALHMAEAGYFKPLVQCLREGSDMTKILMATSLSRMGLTDQRRASLGEDGAIDPLVKMFIAGKLEAKLSALNALQNLSRLTDNFQPLINSGIIAHLLQLLFSVTSVLMTLREPASAILARIARSESILFNEDVAQQMLSLLNLSSPVIQNHLLEALNSIAAHSSASKVRRKIKENGAIQLLLPFLIEGNVKNRTSALNLLYTLSKDSPEDFTEQLGETHLNTIVHIISSSTFETEKAAAVGILSNLPIGDKKATDALKRENLLPILISIMNSSTATATTTMCLLQENVAGLLTRFTDSSDKKLQLLSVELGVIPLLVKLLSIGSVVTKCRAATSLAQLSQNSLSLRKVRKSSWLCVPPADSFCEVHDGYCYVKSTFCLVKAGAISPLIKALEGQERDVDEAVLSALATLLQPELWENGSNYIAKMSGVEALIRVLESGNVTVQEKAVWMLERIFRIEEHRAQYGNSAEVVLIDLAQNGDPRLKPKVAKLLAQLELLQVQSSYF, from the exons ATGAAAGGCACTGAAACCAGAAGCTTTTCCGAGCTAATTTCGGAGCTACAAGCCTCGGCAGAAGAGGTGGCATCACTTGCAAGAAACTCTGAATATGAAACAGATATCTTCACAGAATTTGCAATTCTTATCGATAAGCTTATGCTGGTCCTTGTAGACATTAAAGACAATGAAAAAGTCATGGACAACTCTCCAATTCGAAAAGCTGCTGAATCCTTTGAATTAGAGCTTAGGCGTGCTAAGGCTTTGATAAATAACACCAATTCAACATCACTCATTAAACAAATTGAGGACGTGACTCAGGATCTTGGTAGAACTTTAGGGCTCATACAGTTTGCAAGCCTAGAAGGGTCAACTGGTGTTAAAGAGAAGATTGGGGCACTGCGGAAAGAATTGATGAATGTAAGGTTTGATGTGTGTGTAAGCCCCAGTTCAGAATTGATGACTGTAAGGTTTGACGCAAGTTTAAGTCCTAGTTCAGCACCTACTCCCAATCCGAGTAGAGAATCGGGATTTGGTAGTGAGTTGGAATCGGATAAAGAAATCGAGGAAGAAAGGGTTAGTCTTAGCCTTGAGGATGTTGTGTTGCAGCTTAAGTATGGCAATGATGAAGATTTCAGGCTCGCACTTGTGGGATTAAGTGATTTTGTTGAGGATAGAGTGGTAGACAATGAATGGATAAGTGATGAAGGAGTTATTCCAATTTTGTTTAACCGGTTAGGTTCAAGCAAGTGTAATTATCGGTTGACCATAATTCAGATACTGAGAGTCCTTGCTTCGAAGAATGCTGAAAACAAG GAGAAAATGGCGGATAATGCATTCTTGTCCATgttggtgaaatctttggcaCGGGATGTGGAGGAGAGGAGGGAAGCTGTTGGACTATTGCTGGATCTTTCAGATATTCCTGTAATTAGGAGGCGGAGCGGCAGAATCCAAGGGTGTATTGTTATGTTAGTCGCGATTCTTAATGGGCATGATTCAGTTGCATCCGACGATGCAGGGAAGTTATTGAAAGCATTGTCAAGTAACACCCAAAATGCACTTCATATGGCAGAAGCTGGTTACTTTAAACCACTGGTGCAGTGCCTAAGAGAAG GATCTGACATGACTAAGATACTCATGGCGACATCACTTTCAAGGATGGGGCTAACAGATCAAAGAAGAGCATCACTCGGTGAAGACGGAGCCATTGACCCACTAGTGAAAATGTTCATTGCCGGAAAGCTGGAAGCCAAGCTATCTGCTTTAAATGCATTGCAAAATCTATCAAGGTTGACTGATAACTTCCAACCTTTGATCAATTCAGGCATTATTGCACATCTACTTCAGCTTCTCTTCTCTGTCACATCCGTGCTGATGACTCTTCGGGAGCCAGCATCAGCAATTCTTGCGAGGATTGCTCGGTCTGAATCCATTCTTTTTAATGAAGACGTGGCTCAGCAGATGCTCTCACTTCTTAATCTGTCTAGTCCAGTAATTCAGAATCACCTCTTAGAAGCACTCAACAGCATTGCTGCTCATTCTAGCGCTTCCAAAGTAAGGAGAAAGATCAAAGAAAATGGGGCAATACAACTTCTCCTACCCTTCCTCATTGAAGGTAACGTCAAAAACAGGACGAGTGCCTTAAATTTACTGTACACTCTCTCTAAAGATTCACCAGAAGATTTCACAGAACAGCTTGGAGAAACTCATCTTAATACTATTGTGCATATCATCTCTTCATCAACATTCGAGACTGAAAAGGCTGCTGCGGTTGGCATACTGAGCAATCTTCCTATTGGTGATAAGAAAGCAACAGATGCATTGAAAAGGGAAAATTTGCTGCCAATTCTTATCTCAATAATGAATTCAAGCACTGCAACAGCAACGACCACAATGTGCCTGTTACAAGAGAATGTTGCTGGTCTTCTAACTCGGTTCACAGATTCGTCTGATAAGAAACTACAGCTCCTTTCAGTTGAACTTGGGGTGATCCCTTTACTGGTTAAATTGCTGTCAATTGGTTCAGTTGTCACTAAATGCAGAGCTGCAACCTCACTAGCACAGCTATCACAGAATTCACTCTCTCTAAGAAAGGTCAGAAAGTCAAGCTGGTTGTGTGTCCCTCCTGCGGATTCATTTTGTGAAGTTCATGATGGTTACTGTtatgtgaaaagcacattttGTCTGGTCAAGGCTGGTGCTATTTCTCCCTTAATCAAAGCATTGGAAGGTCAAGAGAGAGATGTCGACGAAGCAGTTCTCAGTGCACTCGCAACCCTATTGCAACCCGAGCTTTGGGAAAATGGAAGCAACTACATCGCTAAAATGTCTGGCGTTGAGGCCCTTATAAGAGTTCTAGAATCAGGAAACGTTACGGTGCAAGAGAAAGCAGTATGGATGTTAGAGAGAATCTTTAGAATTGAGGAACACAGAGCACAATATGGAAATTCAGCTGAAGTTGTGCTCATTGATCTAGCACAGAATGGAGATCCAAGATTGAAACCAAAAGTCGCGAAGCTCTTGGCTCAGCTAGAGCTCTTGCAGGTCCAATCTAGTTACTTTTGA